In Ciconia boyciana chromosome 16, ASM3463844v1, whole genome shotgun sequence, one genomic interval encodes:
- the MYCBPAP gene encoding LOW QUALITY PROTEIN: MYCBP-associated protein (The sequence of the model RefSeq protein was modified relative to this genomic sequence to represent the inferred CDS: deleted 2 bases in 1 codon), whose translation MAPGRGAGRRDAAAVPGARPGPARREPRPGTPPGYIMPRVPRGQPQLEGLADKKEKTHELSSSTIAEEPVPVSCVLQGDDIQALAIKVEDLEKLRAPHLPHDAGRIPVRRKYLVRRYQPKETKKEAHFLVACRAFPKAPREPLRFSGPGPFDGCEEILPHHILGSLQEFKMEALARGNTQIADFIEVSRQNVTVAALKEEHGGEKKKKVHRTPLAEHKALQNWHRNMTIRKKQEKYLGEILQRPENELLMSISEDYRQIQEERDLIDRSLPALLPGKGYRRGSEFWTQPERIGDELTGLTMTLTQRERGYPEPVTHVGKPHTVRMETGLKPPKRIPFHLTWDKSLFLKHRRQELKSVLEELDFYKPDLDGLEVIGKGQPFTSVSTEPSPHYTTSEESETLSDSLRDYPDVIPEAVLGPSLDFCGQPARWINCTTSRRDEIGIAARLTFETLASEKAESFLTVSNDGTAAISYNWMRLPQQIPSRETKGERMQCFYFDIRPGVILPGETKKFFFLFKSERAGIFSESWEFRTHPLLLGGALLQVTLWGIAVYEDKLADLREKLETDLTAREGATIVEESLQELLVRIRTPECTPSPVDAYVTEEELFHRKNPELHYQHRVVKQLHELWRQHVTVPSAIDEKVPSGQKRAVEAMQYQESTSEALPSQSSTTEVPGWKTTLEEALSQMTNVEEKEPGPSGWNLSFEDFKQAIKSIPKEEQREEALIQLNKAALELCVEQRPTQSDLLYQTCLQLWRETVDGLVSHSLKLRSLLGLPEKDTYVDVVPEETVEVKQTIKGGKEDRITIRKEERRSFGGKDKEGKKRTTKTAGKEKEEQPSSRKLKLKDEKKLKSSTSLQEVKGGAPPMEAVTTDRVEPPQEQVDPVLFGTYQERLYIEQGKCEIQNKMSFIPAWNLLTDIQPSHPHAAFLSGMSLACLRTLQGSAELIVSRIMLNTLHSQKSYY comes from the exons ATGGCGcccgggcgcggagcgggcCGGCGGGAtgcggcggcggtgccgggggcccggcccggcccggcccggcgggagCCCCGACCCGGCACCCCCCCGG GCTACATAATGCCACGCGTGCCGAggggccagccccagctggagGGACTTGCAG acaagaaggaaaagacacaTGAACTGTCCTCCTCAACAATTGCAGAAGAGCCTGTGCCCGTTTCATGTGTTCTGCAAGGAGATGACATCCAGGCGCTTGCAATTAAGGTGGAGGACCTGGagaaa ctcCGCGCTCCACACCTTCCCCATGATGCTGGGAGAATTCCAGTTAGGAGGAAATACCTCGTTCGAAGATATCAACCCAAAGAGACAAAGAAGGAGGCGCATTTCCTCGTAGCATGTCGTGCTTTCCCAAAGGCACCCAGGGAACCACTGCGTTTTTCTG GACCAGGACCGTTTGATGGCTGTGAAGAGATTCTCCCTCACCACATTTTGGGAAGTCTTCAGGAGTTCAAGATGGAAGCCTTGGCCAGAGGAAACACTCAG ATAGCAGATTTTATTGAGGTTTCTCGTCAAAATGTTACTGTAGCAGCTTTAAAAGAGGAACAtggaggagagaagaagaaaaaggttcaTCGGACCCCACTAGCAGAGCACAAAGCTCTCCAGAACTGGCACCGTAATATGACAATcaggaaaaagcaggagaaatacCTAGGAG AAATTCTTCAGAGGCCAGAGAATGAATTGCTGATGAGCATCTCGGAGGATTACAGGCAAATCCAGGAAGAACGTGACCTTATTGACCGGAgtctccctgccctgcttccTGGAAAG GGCTACCGAAGAGGAAGTGAGTTCTGGACCCAGCCCGAGCGTATTGGAGATGAACTCACTGGCCTGACGATGACACTGACTCAGAGAGAACGTGGCTACCCAGAGCCAGTCACTCATGTGGGGAAACCGCACACTGTCCGGATGGAAACGG GTCTGAAGCCTCCAAAGAGGATCCCTTTCCATCTAACCTGGGATAAAAGTCTTTTCCTGAAACATCGACGGCAGGAACTAAAATCTGTCCTAGAGGAGCTAGATTTTTATAAGCCG GATCTGGATGGACTGGAGGTGATTGGTAAAGGGCAGCCTTTCACGTCTGTCTCAACAGAGCCTTCTCCACATTACACCACTTCTGAAGAGTCTGAAACCCT CAGTGACTCCTTAAGGGACTACCCCGATGTGATTCCAGAAGCAGTACTAGGTCCATCTTTAGATTTCTGTGGCCAGCCTGCTCGTTGGATCAACTGTACCACTTCTCGCAGG GATGAAATTGGCATTGCTGCCCGGCTCACCTTTGAGACTTTGGCTAGTGAGAAAGCTGAAAGCTTCCTGACGGTGAGCAACGATGGCACAGCTGCCATCTCCTATAACTGGATGAGGCTTCCCCAGCAGATTCCCTCCAGAGAAACCAAGGGGGAGAGGATGCAGTGTTTTTACTTTGATATCAGACCAG GTGTAATTTTGCCTGGAGAAACtaagaagtttttctttcttttcaagtcaGAGAGAGCAGGCATTTTCAGTGAGTCCTGGGAATTTAGGACACATCCTCTGTTATTAggaggagctctgctgcaggtgACCCTTTGGGGAATTGCTGTTTATGAGGATAAATTGGCTGACCTCCGAGAGAAACTGGAG ACTGACCTGACTGCTCGAGAAGGTGCTACTATAGTAGAAGAGAGTCTGCAGGAACTTCTTGTCCGAATTCGGACCCCAGAGTGCACCCCATCTCCTGTGGATGCCTATGTCACAGAGGAAGAGTTGTTCCACCGGAAGAATCCCGAG TTGCATTATCAGCATCGAGTGGTAAAGCAGCTGCATGAACTCTGGAGACAGCACGTGACTGTTCCTTCAGCCATTGACGAGAAAGTGCCCTCGGGCCAGAAGAGGGCTGTGGAGGCCATGCAGTACCAGGAGAGTACCTCGGAGGCTCTCCCATCTCAGAGCAGCACCACAGAGGTCCCAGGTTGGAAGACCACACTCGAGGAGGCTCTGAGTCAAATGACGAACGTGGAGGAGAAAGAACCAGGCCCCTCAGGATGGAACCTTTCCTTTGAAGACTTTAAGCAG GCTATAAAGTCCATCCCCAAGGAGGAGCAGCGAGAAGAAGCACTGATACAGCTCAATAAGGCAGCACTGGAGCTGTGTGTTGAACAGAGGCCAACTCAGTCAGACCTTTTGTATCAAACCTG TCTCCAGCTGTGGCGTGAAACAGTTGATGGTCTGGTGAGTCACTCTCTGAAGCTGAGATCCCTGCTTGGCTTGCCTGAGAAGGACACCTATGTAGATGTTGTTCCAGAGGAAACAG tgGAAGTAAAGCAAACtataaaaggaggaaaggaagacagaataaCCAttaggaaagaagagagaaggtCATTTGGTGGTAAGGataaagaaggcaaaaaaagaacaacaaagacagcagggaaagagaaagag GAACAGCCAAGCAGCaggaagttaaaattaaaagatgagaaaaagctgaaatcttCCACTTCATTGCAGGAGGTGAAAGGGGGAGCACCGCCCATGGAAGCTGTAACTACAGATAGAGTAGAACCTCCTCAGGAGCAAGTGGACCCTGTTTTGTTTGGGACATACCAAGAAAGACTTTATATTGAA CAAGGTAAgtgtgaaatacaaaataagatGTCCTTTATCCCAGCCTGGAATCTGTTAACAGACATCCAGCCATCACAT CCACATGCAGCATTTCTATCTGGGATGTCTTTAGCATGCTTGCGGACTCTTCAGGGATCAGCAGAATTAATTGTATCTCGGATAATGTTAAACACACTTCATAGCCAGAAAAGTTATTACTAG
- the RSAD1 gene encoding radical S-adenosyl methionine domain-containing protein 1, mitochondrial isoform X3 gives MAARGWRPAAAAIAAARPGGGGAGGGPGPGPASEPAPETAPEPAAPATAALYVHWPYCRKRCSYCNFNKYVVPAVDEAAVRACLVREARTLLHLSQVRSVTSIFFGGGTPSLASPHTVAAVLEAVAGAAHLPAAAEVTLEANPSSAGTPHLAGFRAAGVNRLSIGVQSLDDTELRLLGREHTAAEARGAVEAARGLFPGRTSIDLLFGLPGQSRGAWARGLEAALGLCDDHVSLYQLTLERGTVLAAQVWGGALPAPPQDLLADMYQTARTMLVAAGFRHYEVSNFARKGAVSTHNLSYWRAEQYIGVGPGAHGRFVPRGEGGRSREARVQTLEPDAWMREVQSRGHGTRRRVVLSPLQQLEEVLALGLRTDEGITHERWGHFSPHLSLEAVFGAPGEAKDLQQQGWLLLDGGGLRCTREGLALLDSLLPDLLCQLQRRWALPAAPAHPGRGAAPGCGSGAPRRSPTGDRAGGEPAGRTGRAGVVSGGSGE, from the exons atggcggcgcggggctggcggccggcggcggcggcgatcgctgcggcgcggcccggcgggggcggcgcgggagGGGGTCCGGGACCGGGTCCTGCCTCGGAACCAGCCCCGGAGACGGCCCCGGAACCGGCCGCCCCCGCCACGGCCGCGCTCTACGTGCAC TGGCCCTACTGCCGCAAGCGCTGCTCCTACTGCAACTTCAACAAGTACGTGGTGCCGGCGGTGGACGAGGCGGCCGTGCGTGCCTGTCTGGTGCGGGAGGCACGCACCCTGCTGCACCTCAGCCAGGTGCGGAG CGTCACCTCCATCTTCTTCGGTgggggcacccccagcctggccagccCCCACACTGTTGCCGCAGTGCTGGAGGCCGTCGCGGGGGCTGCCCacctccccgccgccgctgaGGTCACGCTGGAGGCCAACCCCAGCTCTGCCGGCACACCGCACCTCGCCGGCTTCAGGGCGGCCGGTGTCAACCGCCTCTCCATCGGTGTCCAG TCGCTGGACGACACCGAGCTGCGGCTGCTGGGCCGGGAGCACACGGCGGCGGAGGCGCGGGGGGCCGTGGAGGCAGCGCGTGGGCTCTTTCCCGGCCGAACCTCCATCGACCTCCTCTTCGGGCtgccggggcagagccggggcgcCTGGGCCCGGGGGCTGGAGGCGGCGCTGGGGCTCTGCGACGACCACGTCTCCCTGTACCAGCTGACGCTGGAGCGGGGCACGGTGCTGGCAGCACAGGTCTGGGGGGGggccctgcccgcaccccccCAGGACCTCCTGGCCGACATGTACCAGACCGCCCGCACCATGTTGGTGGCTGCCGGCTTCCGGCACTACGAGGTCTCCAATTTTGCAAGGAAG GGCGCTGTCAGCACTCACAACCTCTCGTACTGGCGGGCCGAGCAGTACATCGGCGTGGGGCCGG GGGCGCACGGGCGGTTTGTGCCGCGGGGCGAGGGTGGCCGCAGCCGGGAGGCCCGCGTCCAGACGCTGGAGCCCGACGCCTGGATGCGGGAGGTGCAGAGCCGGGGGCACGGCACCAGGAGGCGGGTGGTGCTGAGCCCGCTGCAGCA gctggaggaggtgcTCGCCCTGGGGCTGCGCACAGACGAGGGCATCACGCACGAG CGCTGGGGGCACTTCTCCCCCCACCTCAGCCTGGAGGCCGTGTTCGGGGCGCCGGGGGAGGCGAAGGATCtacagcagcagggctggctgctcctggaCGGCGG CGGCCTGCGCTGCACGCGGGAGGGCCTGGCCCTGCTGGACTCCCTGCTGCCCgacctgctctgccagctgcagcgCCGCTGGGCCCTGCCGGCCGCCCCGGCGCACCCCGGCCGGGGAGCTGCGCCCGGCTGCGGCAGCGGGGCCCCGAGGAGGAGCCCGACGGGGGACAGGGCCGGCGGCGAGCCCGCGGGGCGCACCGGGCGCGCGGGGGTTGTAAGCGGCGGCAGTGGAGAATAA
- the RSAD1 gene encoding radical S-adenosyl methionine domain-containing protein 1, mitochondrial isoform X4 yields MAARGWRPAAAAIAAARPGGGGAGGGPGPGPASEPAPETAPEPAAPATAALYVHYVVPAVDEAAVRACLVREARTLLHLSQVRSVTSIFFGGGTPSLASPHTVAAVLEAVAGAAHLPAAAEVTLEANPSSAGTPHLAGFRAAGVNRLSIGVQSLDDTELRLLGREHTAAEARGAVEAARGLFPGRTSIDLLFGLPGQSRGAWARGLEAALGLCDDHVSLYQLTLERGTVLAAQVWGGALPAPPQDLLADMYQTARTMLVAAGFRHYEVSNFARKGAVSTHNLSYWRAEQYIGVGPGAHGRFVPRGEGGRSREARVQTLEPDAWMREVQSRGHGTRRRVVLSPLQQLEEVLALGLRTDEGITHERWGHFSPHLSLEAVFGAPGEAKDLQQQGWLLLDGGGLRCTREGLALLDSLLPDLLCQLQRRWALPAAPAHPGRGAAPGCGSGAPRRSPTGDRAGGEPAGRTGRAGVVSGGSGE; encoded by the exons atggcggcgcggggctggcggccggcggcggcggcgatcgctgcggcgcggcccggcgggggcggcgcgggagGGGGTCCGGGACCGGGTCCTGCCTCGGAACCAGCCCCGGAGACGGCCCCGGAACCGGCCGCCCCCGCCACGGCCGCGCTCTACGTGCAC TACGTGGTGCCGGCGGTGGACGAGGCGGCCGTGCGTGCCTGTCTGGTGCGGGAGGCACGCACCCTGCTGCACCTCAGCCAGGTGCGGAG CGTCACCTCCATCTTCTTCGGTgggggcacccccagcctggccagccCCCACACTGTTGCCGCAGTGCTGGAGGCCGTCGCGGGGGCTGCCCacctccccgccgccgctgaGGTCACGCTGGAGGCCAACCCCAGCTCTGCCGGCACACCGCACCTCGCCGGCTTCAGGGCGGCCGGTGTCAACCGCCTCTCCATCGGTGTCCAG TCGCTGGACGACACCGAGCTGCGGCTGCTGGGCCGGGAGCACACGGCGGCGGAGGCGCGGGGGGCCGTGGAGGCAGCGCGTGGGCTCTTTCCCGGCCGAACCTCCATCGACCTCCTCTTCGGGCtgccggggcagagccggggcgcCTGGGCCCGGGGGCTGGAGGCGGCGCTGGGGCTCTGCGACGACCACGTCTCCCTGTACCAGCTGACGCTGGAGCGGGGCACGGTGCTGGCAGCACAGGTCTGGGGGGGggccctgcccgcaccccccCAGGACCTCCTGGCCGACATGTACCAGACCGCCCGCACCATGTTGGTGGCTGCCGGCTTCCGGCACTACGAGGTCTCCAATTTTGCAAGGAAG GGCGCTGTCAGCACTCACAACCTCTCGTACTGGCGGGCCGAGCAGTACATCGGCGTGGGGCCGG GGGCGCACGGGCGGTTTGTGCCGCGGGGCGAGGGTGGCCGCAGCCGGGAGGCCCGCGTCCAGACGCTGGAGCCCGACGCCTGGATGCGGGAGGTGCAGAGCCGGGGGCACGGCACCAGGAGGCGGGTGGTGCTGAGCCCGCTGCAGCA gctggaggaggtgcTCGCCCTGGGGCTGCGCACAGACGAGGGCATCACGCACGAG CGCTGGGGGCACTTCTCCCCCCACCTCAGCCTGGAGGCCGTGTTCGGGGCGCCGGGGGAGGCGAAGGATCtacagcagcagggctggctgctcctggaCGGCGG CGGCCTGCGCTGCACGCGGGAGGGCCTGGCCCTGCTGGACTCCCTGCTGCCCgacctgctctgccagctgcagcgCCGCTGGGCCCTGCCGGCCGCCCCGGCGCACCCCGGCCGGGGAGCTGCGCCCGGCTGCGGCAGCGGGGCCCCGAGGAGGAGCCCGACGGGGGACAGGGCCGGCGGCGAGCCCGCGGGGCGCACCGGGCGCGCGGGGGTTGTAAGCGGCGGCAGTGGAGAATAA
- the RSAD1 gene encoding radical S-adenosyl methionine domain-containing protein 1, mitochondrial isoform X1, protein MWGSPAVHVCGALRGAPSCAHEGWHPWGARSVPLGQVGSFGARAWGWGSPPPKRVPGGGGAAVPHGTPCPQWPYCRKRCSYCNFNKYVVPAVDEAAVRACLVREARTLLHLSQVRSVTSIFFGGGTPSLASPHTVAAVLEAVAGAAHLPAAAEVTLEANPSSAGTPHLAGFRAAGVNRLSIGVQSLDDTELRLLGREHTAAEARGAVEAARGLFPGRTSIDLLFGLPGQSRGAWARGLEAALGLCDDHVSLYQLTLERGTVLAAQVWGGALPAPPQDLLADMYQTARTMLVAAGFRHYEVSNFARKGAVSTHNLSYWRAEQYIGVGPGAHGRFVPRGEGGRSREARVQTLEPDAWMREVQSRGHGTRRRVVLSPLQQLEEVLALGLRTDEGITHERWGHFSPHLSLEAVFGAPGEAKDLQQQGWLLLDGGGLRCTREGLALLDSLLPDLLCQLQRRWALPAAPAHPGRGAAPGCGSGAPRRSPTGDRAGGEPAGRTGRAGVVSGGSGE, encoded by the exons ATGTGGGGCTCCCCTGCCGTGCACGTGTGCGGGGCGCTGAGGGGGGCCCCAAGCTGTGCACACGAAGGGTGGCACCCATGGGGCGCACGCTCTGTGCCcctggggcaggtggggagctTTGGGGCCCGtgcatggggctggggctctccTCCCCCAAAGCGGGTgcccgggggcgggggtgcGGCCGTCCCCCACGGCACCCCGTGCCCGCAGTGGCCCTACTGCCGCAAGCGCTGCTCCTACTGCAACTTCAACAAGTACGTGGTGCCGGCGGTGGACGAGGCGGCCGTGCGTGCCTGTCTGGTGCGGGAGGCACGCACCCTGCTGCACCTCAGCCAGGTGCGGAG CGTCACCTCCATCTTCTTCGGTgggggcacccccagcctggccagccCCCACACTGTTGCCGCAGTGCTGGAGGCCGTCGCGGGGGCTGCCCacctccccgccgccgctgaGGTCACGCTGGAGGCCAACCCCAGCTCTGCCGGCACACCGCACCTCGCCGGCTTCAGGGCGGCCGGTGTCAACCGCCTCTCCATCGGTGTCCAG TCGCTGGACGACACCGAGCTGCGGCTGCTGGGCCGGGAGCACACGGCGGCGGAGGCGCGGGGGGCCGTGGAGGCAGCGCGTGGGCTCTTTCCCGGCCGAACCTCCATCGACCTCCTCTTCGGGCtgccggggcagagccggggcgcCTGGGCCCGGGGGCTGGAGGCGGCGCTGGGGCTCTGCGACGACCACGTCTCCCTGTACCAGCTGACGCTGGAGCGGGGCACGGTGCTGGCAGCACAGGTCTGGGGGGGggccctgcccgcaccccccCAGGACCTCCTGGCCGACATGTACCAGACCGCCCGCACCATGTTGGTGGCTGCCGGCTTCCGGCACTACGAGGTCTCCAATTTTGCAAGGAAG GGCGCTGTCAGCACTCACAACCTCTCGTACTGGCGGGCCGAGCAGTACATCGGCGTGGGGCCGG GGGCGCACGGGCGGTTTGTGCCGCGGGGCGAGGGTGGCCGCAGCCGGGAGGCCCGCGTCCAGACGCTGGAGCCCGACGCCTGGATGCGGGAGGTGCAGAGCCGGGGGCACGGCACCAGGAGGCGGGTGGTGCTGAGCCCGCTGCAGCA gctggaggaggtgcTCGCCCTGGGGCTGCGCACAGACGAGGGCATCACGCACGAG CGCTGGGGGCACTTCTCCCCCCACCTCAGCCTGGAGGCCGTGTTCGGGGCGCCGGGGGAGGCGAAGGATCtacagcagcagggctggctgctcctggaCGGCGG CGGCCTGCGCTGCACGCGGGAGGGCCTGGCCCTGCTGGACTCCCTGCTGCCCgacctgctctgccagctgcagcgCCGCTGGGCCCTGCCGGCCGCCCCGGCGCACCCCGGCCGGGGAGCTGCGCCCGGCTGCGGCAGCGGGGCCCCGAGGAGGAGCCCGACGGGGGACAGGGCCGGCGGCGAGCCCGCGGGGCGCACCGGGCGCGCGGGGGTTGTAAGCGGCGGCAGTGGAGAATAA
- the RSAD1 gene encoding radical S-adenosyl methionine domain-containing protein 1, mitochondrial isoform X2, which yields MWGSPAVHVCGALRGAPSCAHEGWHPWGARSVPLGQVGSFGARAWGWGSPPPKRVPGGGGAAVPHGTPCPQWPYCRKRCSYCNFNKYVVPAVDEAAVRACLVREARTLLHLSQVRSLASPHTVAAVLEAVAGAAHLPAAAEVTLEANPSSAGTPHLAGFRAAGVNRLSIGVQSLDDTELRLLGREHTAAEARGAVEAARGLFPGRTSIDLLFGLPGQSRGAWARGLEAALGLCDDHVSLYQLTLERGTVLAAQVWGGALPAPPQDLLADMYQTARTMLVAAGFRHYEVSNFARKGAVSTHNLSYWRAEQYIGVGPGAHGRFVPRGEGGRSREARVQTLEPDAWMREVQSRGHGTRRRVVLSPLQQLEEVLALGLRTDEGITHERWGHFSPHLSLEAVFGAPGEAKDLQQQGWLLLDGGGLRCTREGLALLDSLLPDLLCQLQRRWALPAAPAHPGRGAAPGCGSGAPRRSPTGDRAGGEPAGRTGRAGVVSGGSGE from the exons ATGTGGGGCTCCCCTGCCGTGCACGTGTGCGGGGCGCTGAGGGGGGCCCCAAGCTGTGCACACGAAGGGTGGCACCCATGGGGCGCACGCTCTGTGCCcctggggcaggtggggagctTTGGGGCCCGtgcatggggctggggctctccTCCCCCAAAGCGGGTgcccgggggcgggggtgcGGCCGTCCCCCACGGCACCCCGTGCCCGCAGTGGCCCTACTGCCGCAAGCGCTGCTCCTACTGCAACTTCAACAAGTACGTGGTGCCGGCGGTGGACGAGGCGGCCGTGCGTGCCTGTCTGGTGCGGGAGGCACGCACCCTGCTGCACCTCAGCCAGGTGCGGAG cctggccagccCCCACACTGTTGCCGCAGTGCTGGAGGCCGTCGCGGGGGCTGCCCacctccccgccgccgctgaGGTCACGCTGGAGGCCAACCCCAGCTCTGCCGGCACACCGCACCTCGCCGGCTTCAGGGCGGCCGGTGTCAACCGCCTCTCCATCGGTGTCCAG TCGCTGGACGACACCGAGCTGCGGCTGCTGGGCCGGGAGCACACGGCGGCGGAGGCGCGGGGGGCCGTGGAGGCAGCGCGTGGGCTCTTTCCCGGCCGAACCTCCATCGACCTCCTCTTCGGGCtgccggggcagagccggggcgcCTGGGCCCGGGGGCTGGAGGCGGCGCTGGGGCTCTGCGACGACCACGTCTCCCTGTACCAGCTGACGCTGGAGCGGGGCACGGTGCTGGCAGCACAGGTCTGGGGGGGggccctgcccgcaccccccCAGGACCTCCTGGCCGACATGTACCAGACCGCCCGCACCATGTTGGTGGCTGCCGGCTTCCGGCACTACGAGGTCTCCAATTTTGCAAGGAAG GGCGCTGTCAGCACTCACAACCTCTCGTACTGGCGGGCCGAGCAGTACATCGGCGTGGGGCCGG GGGCGCACGGGCGGTTTGTGCCGCGGGGCGAGGGTGGCCGCAGCCGGGAGGCCCGCGTCCAGACGCTGGAGCCCGACGCCTGGATGCGGGAGGTGCAGAGCCGGGGGCACGGCACCAGGAGGCGGGTGGTGCTGAGCCCGCTGCAGCA gctggaggaggtgcTCGCCCTGGGGCTGCGCACAGACGAGGGCATCACGCACGAG CGCTGGGGGCACTTCTCCCCCCACCTCAGCCTGGAGGCCGTGTTCGGGGCGCCGGGGGAGGCGAAGGATCtacagcagcagggctggctgctcctggaCGGCGG CGGCCTGCGCTGCACGCGGGAGGGCCTGGCCCTGCTGGACTCCCTGCTGCCCgacctgctctgccagctgcagcgCCGCTGGGCCCTGCCGGCCGCCCCGGCGCACCCCGGCCGGGGAGCTGCGCCCGGCTGCGGCAGCGGGGCCCCGAGGAGGAGCCCGACGGGGGACAGGGCCGGCGGCGAGCCCGCGGGGCGCACCGGGCGCGCGGGGGTTGTAAGCGGCGGCAGTGGAGAATAA